The Candidatus Desulfovibrio trichonymphae region GCACATTGTCAAACATGCCGGGCAAGACGCCGCAGCGTCGTTGGATAATCAGATATAGTTTCAACACTGCCTAGGTCGCCGCAACAACAAAACAGGGCCTGACACATCGCCGCAACTTGCCGTCAATACAGAAAAACCAGAAAGCCGGCAAAAAGGTGGCTCTTTTTGTGCCACATTTGTATACTGCCTTGCGCGCCGCTCTTGCCAACGCATTTTCAACAGGCAGGAATTGTTGCGGAAACAAGGAAGTGTATCCGGATCGTCCGGTACCACCGGAGGCAAACAGCGTGACAAAAACACTTTTTCCCGATGGTCTTGTCGGCGTAATCTTTGACTGCGACGGCGTGATGATAGACTCCCGCGACGCCAACAGGGAATACTACAACCGCATTCTGGCGTATCTGGGCATGCCCGCCATGACTTCCGAACAGGAGTGTTACGCCTTTATGGCCACAGCGCGTCAGGCGCTGTGCCGCATACTGCCGCCGCACCTGCACGCCTGCCTTGAACAGACGGCAAACGCCGCTGTCAATTACGCCAGGGATATTGTTCCCCTGCTGCGCCTGCAGCCGGGTTTTCTTGAGTTTATTGAACGCCTGCACGCCGGCGGCCTGCGGATGGCGATTGCGACAAACCGCGTTGATCGCGGGCTGCAAACGGTTCTGGACTTTTTCGCGCTGCCTCCTTATTTTGATCCTGTCGTCACGGCGAGCAACGCGGCCCCCAAACCTTCCCCTGAAGGGACGAGGATGATCTGCAAAGCCTGGGGCGTTGCGCCATGCCGGACGCTCTTTGTGGGAGACAGCGAACACGACAAAACAGCGGCGCTCGGCGCGGACGTGGTGTTTGCCGCGTTCAACGGCGACGGTTTGCAGGGCCACATCACGGTCTTGAATTTTGTGGAGCTTGCACAGGCGCTTGCCGGCGCGCTTTGAGGCCTCATGACTTAATTATTGCGAAATAGAAACAATAAAGACAGAGTGTCGGTCGTTATCGCAAATTCGGGAGACGATATGATTGTTCTTGCCAATACGCTGGGCGCCGTCGCCATGGTGCTGGGTTCCCTGCTCAATCTGTATTTCTGGGTTGTCATCATTGCCGCTGTGCTGACATGGGTGCGCCCTGATCCGTACAATCCTGTAGTGCACACACTGCGTCTTCTGACGGAACCCGTATTTTACCGGGTGCGCAAATGGCTGCCCTTTACATATATGAGCGGCCTTGATTTGTCGCCTGTCGTTGTTTTACTGGCTATTGAGCTTGTCAACCGCATTGTGATCGCTTCCATGGCCCAATATGCCCTTGCCTTGCGATGAGGGCGCTGGTATTCATGAAAACATGAATGCGCCGCAGGGCATGTCTGCAGAGCAGTTCGGTTTTTCAAGGTTCAACTGCTCTCGGCCATTGCAGCAAAAAATCCAACACTGGAGATTTTTTATGGATCAGCATGAGATGAGCCTTCTGAAACAACACATGCCCAATAATCCGGAGCTGAAATCCTTATGGGAAGACCATGTGCTGTACAACAAGCAGGTAGAAAAACTGGAAGGCAAATCCTTCCGCACGCCCATAGAAGAACAGACATTAAAACAGTTGAAAAAACAAAAACTTGAAGGTAAAACAAAACTGATGACCATTCTGGACCGTTTGAAAGAACAGGAAAAATGATTATGGAATGCACAGGCGCGTGGATTGTTCTTGAATCCTTAAAGCGTGAAGGCGTGGAAGTGCTGTTCGGCTACCCGGGCGGCGCTATCCTCGATATTTACGACGAGCTGCCGAAGCACCCAGAACTGCGCCATGTGCTTGTACGCCACGAGCAGGGAGCCGTGCACGCCGCCGACGGTTATGCCAGAGCCTCGGGCAAAGTCGGAGCCTGCCTTGTCACATCCGGTCCAGGCGCCACCAATACAGTCACGGGCATTGCAACCGCATATTGTGACTCCATCCCCCTTGTTGTGATCACAGGGCAGGTTCCCACGCAACTGATCGGCAATGACGCCTTTCAGGAAGTGGACATCGTGGGAATAACCCGCTCGTGCACCAAACACAATATTCTTGTCAAAGACGTGCGAAAGCTTTCCATGACCATCCGCCGGGCCTTTTATCTGGCGCGGTCCGGCCGCCCCGGCCCTGTGCTTGTGGACCTGCCGAAAGATGTCATGCAGGCCAAAACAGAGTTTATCTGGCCGGATGAAATAGGCATGCGCAGTTACAACCCTACCTGCAAGCCCAATTTAAACCAGCTCAGACGCACGGCCGAAGCACTCGCAAGAGCCAGGCGTCCCGTGCTCCTGGCGGGCGGCGGCGTTATTATGTCCAACGCCGCGACGGAACTCACAAGCCTCGCGCGCAAGCTGCGAATTCCCGTGACAGGCACCCTGATGGGGCTTGGCGCCTTTCCGGCCACGGAACCGCTCTGGCTCGGCATGATCGGCATGCACGGCTCTTATGCCGCCAATCTCGCCATAAACAACGCCGACCTGCTGGTGTGCGCCGGCGCGCGTTTTGACGACAGGGTAACGGGCAGGCTCTCCGCCTTCGCGCCGAAGGCGCGCATTGTGCATATTGACATTGACCCCACATCCATCCGTAAAAATGTTGAGGTGGACGTGCCTGTGGTGGGCGATTGCCGCCTCTCGCTGCAGGGCGTCATGGAAATATGCGATACCAGGTTTGCCGGAGAAGACTGGGCGGACAAACACGCGGACTGGCTTGACGAGGTGGGGGAATGGAAAGAAAGCAAACCCCCGGCCTATCAAAAAAACGGCAACATCAAGCCGCAGCATGTGGTGGAGGCCCTGTTTGAAATCACCGGCGGCGACGCGGTTATTGCCACAGAAGTAGGGCAGCACCAGATGTGGACCGCCCAGTTTTATGCATTCACAAAACCTCGCACACTGCTCACCAGCGGCGGCCTCGGCACGATGGGTTTCGGCTTCCCTGCCGCTATCGGCGCGCAATTTGCCCTTCCCGATAAAAAGGTGATTGTCGTGGCGGGCGACGGCTCCCTGCAGATGAACATCCAGGAGCTGGCTACCGCTGTGGCAAACAGGCTGCCGGTCAAGGTGGTCATTTTGAACAACCGCCACCTCGGCATGGTGCGGCAATGGCAGGAACTCTTTTACAATGGAAATTACAGCTCCACCAACATGGAAGCTCAGCCGGATTTCGTTAAACTGGCTGAAGCTTACGGCGCTGAGGGATACAGGATTGAAAAACAGGAAGATATGTTGCCTGTTCTGAAAAAAGCGCTCGCAACGCCGTCTCCGGCCTTCATTGACGTGATGGTGGAGCGGGAGGAAAACGTCTATCCCATTGTGCCCGCCGGCGCGGCCCTTGATGAAATGCTGCTCGTATAGAGGAAATGACTATGCAACGACACGTGCTTTCCGTGCTGGTGGAAAATGAGCCCGGCGTGCTCTCCCGCGTTGTGGGGCTGTTCAGCGGACGGGGCTTCAATATTCACTCTCTCAATGTGGCGCCGGCACTGGAAGACGGCGTTTCCCACATGACCATAACGACATTTGGGGACAGCGCGATTGTTGAACAGATAATGAAGCAGCTTCACAAAATTGTGACTGTCATCAGGGTGGTGGACTTTACGGACATTCCTTCTGTGGAACGGGAAATGATGTTTATGAAAATGCAGGCGGAAGGACCGGCGCGCGACGAGATTCTCCGCACGGTGGAAATATTCCGCTGTAAAGTCGTGGACGTGAGCCCCACCGAAATGACCATTGAGGCCACGGGGAATCACGAAAAACTTGAAGCCATCATCAACCTGCTGCAACGCTTCGGCATCAAGGAAATAGCGCGCGCCGGCTCTGTCGCCATGCGCCGTTCCAAATAAGCGGATGCCCGGTTATACTGGAAGCGCGTCGGGAGCTTCAGCATTGCGCACAGTCACCATTATACCATTGCAAAGGACAAGCAGATGAAAGTGTATTATGATCAGGATGCGGATATCAATGTGCTGAAAAACAAAACCGTGGCCATCATCGGCTACGGGAGTCAGGGCCATGCCCACGCGCAAAACCTGCGCGATTCCGGCGTCAATGTGATTATAGGTCAGCGCCAGGGCGGACAGAACTACGACCTTGCCGAAGAACACGGTTTTATGCCTGTATCCGCCGCTGAAGCCGCAGGACAGGCTGATATGATCATGATTCTCCTGCCGGACGAAGTGCAGTCGAGCGTGTACGAAAAAGACATCAAGCCGCATTTGACAAAGGGCAAGGCCCTGCTTTTCGCCCACGGCTTCAATATACATTTTAGCCAGATCAGACCGCCTGAAGACGTGGATGTTTTTCTGATCGCGCCCAAGGGGCCGGGGCATCTCGTGCGCCGCACCTTTGCCGAAGGCGGCGGAGTGCCCTGCCTTGTGGCCATAGAGCAAAACGCCACAGGCAAGGCGTTGCACCTTGCGCTTGCCTATGCCAGGGGCATTGGCGGCACACGTTCCGGCGTTATTGAAACCACTTTCAGGGAAGAAACGGAAACCGACCTCTTCGGAGAACAGGCCGTGCTGTGCGGCGGCGTTTCAGCCTTGATAAAGGCAGGCTTTGAAACCTTGGTGGAAGCCGGCTACCAGCCAGAAATGGCGTATTTTGAATGTATGCACGAACTGAAGCTGATTGTTGACCTTATATACGAGGGCGGGCTTTCGCGCATGCGCTATTCCATAAGCAACACGGCGGAATTCGGAGATTACGTCTCAGGCCCCCGACTGATCGGCGAGGCCGTGAAACAGGAGATGAAACGCGTGCTCAAAGACATTCAAAGCGGCGCTTTTGCCCGCAATTTTATTGTGGAAGCACGTGCCGGCCATCCCATGTTTCTGACAACGCGGCGCAACGAGTCTGCACACCAGATTGAGCAGGTGGGCGCAAAGCTGCGAAGCATGATGTCATGGCTTAAAAAAGACAAAAAAAGCTGATCGGGCATAGTTCAACGACGCAAAAAAATGGAAAGACCGGCTTTGTCAACAGCCTCACGCAAAAAACTTGGCGTCGTATGGCGTACCGGTTTCTTGCGTCTGTCCTGTCAGCACAAATCAACATCCGGTCCCGCTACGATAGTTTGGAAAGCAGGGTCTCCCTGATGGAATCAATGCTGCCTCCGCCGTTGAGTTCAATATACTTCGTCCTGCCCCCGTCGGCCAGTTTTTTGTAATAATAGGCCGCGGCCAGCGTGCCGTTCTGCGTGTTGTAATAAATGTCGTGGCGCTTGTTGATGGCGGTCTCGTCCTGATCATCGCTGCGCGCTGAAAGCCCGGCACCGCAAACGCGGCATTTGTCGTCCTTGGGTCTGATGGCGTCAATAAAAATATTATTGGGGTGATTATTGTTTTTCTTGCAGAGCCGCCGTCCTATAATCCTGTTTTTCGCCACTTCGCACGGCAGCAGAATCTCCACAACATAGTCAAGGCTCATGCCCTCTTTCTGGAGCGCTTCCCACAGCTTTTCCGCCTGCACCATGTTGCGCGGAAATCCGTCCAGCAGCCAGCCGTTTTCCCCCTTGCTCTTCAATGTTTCCAGAACCATAGAGATGGTAATGTCATCCGGCACCAAATCGCCGCGGTCAATATATGCCTTGATTTTTTTGTCGAGTTCCGTGCCGCCGCCGATATGCTCGCGGAAAATGGCGCCGGATTCGATATGAGCAAGATTGTATTTCTGCCTGATCAAATCACCCTGGGTGCCTTTGCCGCTGCCGTTGGGTCCGAAAATCAGAATATTCACACTGCGACTCCTTGGTGTGACAGTATAAAAAATTTTATAGTTCTGACAAAAATATATTTCCAAAAGTGTAGTACAAAAAAAACACATTGTCAACGACTTCGGGAACTCCCGCCAGGGCGGAGGCATCTCAAATTTTGGCTCCACGCAACGGCTTTTTCCATCATGCCCGGTTTCAGGCAGCCGTAAAACGGACGGTTCAAAAGCATGACCTGTTGCGGCTCAAAGAAATACAGATGCGTCTTGCTTTCCGTTCGCAATGCCGCTTGACAGCCACCGCGTTTTGTGTGTAAAAGTAGCAACTACTTCACCGGACTGTTTTTGCATTGTTCGGCTTGGTTTTCTTAAAGGACGTAAAGGCATAGTGCATGTGGTCAGGGCAAGGACAAATTTTCCCGCGCGGAGCGGAGAGAGATTCGGGCGAAGCTGACGGTTTCGGCCCGATTCTTGCTACACACACACACACACACACTAACTCCGCAGTGCCGCGCTGTCCGCCGCAAGGTTCAGCGCGGCTTTCGGCGTTTCCTTCGGACATGGTGAATTCAGCATTATCGTTTACATATAAAAACAGGGGAAGGAATTTATGAAAAGAAACTACGTAAAGCAGTTTATGGTTACTCTGATAACCATAACCATGTTTACAGCGTATCCGTTTTTTACCCGGGCGGAAGATCTTAATGGTGGTGGAAAGTTGCCTTCAGACTTGTCCACCGGCTTGATTGATCTAGCAAGAGGGGAAACGGGCGGTTTGAAAAAACTTATTTCTGATGCTGTAGAGCTTGCTATAACCAGTTTTGGTGGTACAGCTTTTCCGTCAGATGCGATGATTGAACCAACAACAAATCTTGGTGGATACCATTTCAAGGATTATGCTGGTAACAATGCTGTACTATATGGCAATATCGGCAATCTTAGTGAAATTGTGTTCAACAATAATACAGTAACCTTTGAGGTGGGCGACAATCTACGAGGCGGCGGCGTATTAAGAGCTGGTGAGAATCAACAGATAGGCGCCATCGACAATGCTATTTTCAGTAATAACACAGTAACAAAAAATGGAGACGGCGATTTCCAGGGTGGCGGCATTATCGGAGCCTATCGGGGAACTATAGGCGATATCAGCAACAGTATATTTAACGATAACATCGTAACAGCCACCGAAATAATGCGTGGTGGTGGGATAGTTGGTGTTTATGGTGTTCAGGAAGCTTCAGCCATTGGTGCCCTTAAGAACAATATATTCAGCGGCAACACGGTAACAATCGCCGACACTATGGCAGGTGGTGGGATAGTTGGTGTTCATAGTAGTCAGGAAGCTTCAGCCTCTATTGGTGCCGTTAAGAACAATATATTCAGCGACAATACGGTAACAATCGACGCAGTAATTCGTGGTGGTGGGATAGTTGGAGTTTACACTGATAACCTGCAAAGTGCCGATGGGACATATATAGGAGATATTACAGATAACATATTCAGCGGTAATACGATCATTGCTTCTGGAGTTGTTGGTGGTGGTATTGTTGGTGCTGATACATACAGCACAATAGGCGATATTGTCAATAATGTTTTCGATAACAATACTGTAATTACCACGGGCTCACTTTGGACAGGTGGTATTGTTGGTGCTTTAAATCAGAGTACTATTGGCGATATTATTGATTGTACGTTCACCAACAATGTTATTTCTGCTATAGATATTAATGGCGGTATTGTTGGTACTTTAACAAGTACAATAGGCGATATCAGTGGCAGTATATTTGCTGATAATACAATTACAGCAAGAGGTAATATACGTGCCGGAATACTGTATCTTGAAGATAGTTTGACAGTCACTGATAGTCAGTTTACAGATAATATATTTACTTCTTTGCAGACGTATGATTCGGGTCGTGTATACGGTGGTGCCATTACACTGGATACCGGCACCGACATCGCCGCTTCTTCTGGGACTTTGTCCTTAACTATAGTTGCAACTGCCGGCAACACAACGATTTTCCGGAACAACGAGATTAATGATATTGATGGAAAACGGACCAATTCCATCTCTATCCGATCGACGACACCGATAATCGAACCCCATAGCAATGCTGACGCGACTCTTGTCATTTCCCCATTCTCGGGTGGTGATGTATATTTGTATGACCCCATCTATGTGGAACAGGACAACGGTAAAACATTCGGAATGGAAGTTACTCAGGATGGATACTTTTACTGGGGCGGCGATAACAAGTTTATTGTAGACGCGCCCGATGCTGAAAAAAATATTGTCAATTTGCGTCAGTATACTAATACATCGTTAATGAGCGGTTTCAATTTGGATGCGCCCAATCACGATTTTAATATGAGTCGTTATGCAAATCTGCATATATATCCTGGAAGCAGCATGACTGTGCATGCGGCCGATTTAAGAGGAATGTTAGCATTTTATCTGCGAGGTATTCCAGTCAATAATCAAGATAATCCAGTGTTAACTGTTACAGCGGACAGCATCAGTATTGATGGAATGTGGCCACAACTAGATTTCTCTGGCGATGTTGAACCATTGCAGTTTGGCGACAAATACTATCTGCTTCGCGGAAGTACAGAATTGGCAGGTAATATTAAAGACAGCGGAATTCAAACAATACAACACGGTTCTCTTCTTGAATTCACTTTTCAGTTGAGGAAAGACGGCGACAACGACTTCGTTGCTGAACTTATTGAATCTGACGGCCCAGGCGGCGGTGGTACTCCTGTTGTACCCGGTGCCAAATCGATAACCGAAGGAGCCTCTGTTGGGGCAGCTCTTGCCAATCAGGGTGCGGACCTTGCGGCAGGCGCAGGTATGGGAAGCGCAATCAATTCTGCGAAAGAAGATGCCTGGGGTGCTTTCGCTGTTGTTGATGCAAGCAGCATGCGTTATAACACCGGTTCATATATTGACACAAGCAGTGTAAATTTGATGGCCGGTATTTCACGTAATATAAATACGGAAATCGGTAAACTGACTGCCGGTGCCTTTTTTGAATATGGTGGAGCTTCATACGATATTCATGGAAGCGGCAACACTTCCTATATTGGTGGCGGTTTGCTGGGTCACTTAAAGTTCAATGATGTCGGCCCGGGTCACTTCTATACAGAAGCCGCGGCCCGCATCGGTGGACTCAATAATGATTATGAATCCACCAGACTGAAGGATGTTTCCGGACGCAAGGCCTCGTTTGATACGGAATCGACGTATTACGGTATTCACGCCGGTGTGGGCTATGTGTGGAACATCACCGAGGAAGCCTCTCTTGATGTGTACGGCAAATACTTCTGGTTGCACCAGGACGGCAATGACGCAACAATTTCCACAGGCGAACCGGTAAGTTTTGATCCGATTGATTCTCATCGTCTGCGTGGCGGAGCTCGATTTGCCTATGCAATCAACGAGTATATCAGCCCTTATATCGGTGCGGCCTTCGAATATGAATTTGACGGCAAGGCAAGAGCGTCTGTATGGGGCTATGATCTCAAGGCTGCGAAGTTCGAAGGAGAGACGGGCATTGGTGAAGCGGGTTTGGTTTTTAAACCTTCCAGCAAATCTCCGTGGCTCGTTGATCTCGGCGTGCAGGGCTATGTCGGCAAACGCGAAGGCGTGAGCGGTTCCCTCCGCGTGGGACTGGAATTCTAGCGGACGGGTGGACGGGATACGGAAGAAACCGTGTGATCGACTGACAGGGAGCGGACTATGCAACGGCGTGATTTTTTGAAATGGCAATTAGCCGGCATCGGCATGCTCGGCGTCAATGCCTCCATGCTGACGCTGGCTGGAAAAGCGCTGGCCGACACATGCCCCGATGTAGCGGTTGTGAAGGGGGCTCCCGGTGCCGCCGCTAGGGCCGCCGTCAATATGCTCGGCGGCATGTCGCGTTTTGTTAAACCGGGCCAGAAAGTGGTGATCAAACCGAACATGAGTTTTGCCCAAGGGCCGGAGACGGCAACGAACACTCATCCTGAAGTCGTGCGGGAAGTGCTTGTCATGTGCAAAGAGGCGGGCGCCGCCCGTGTTCGCGTGCTGGATCATGTTTTGCAAGACCCGGAACTGTCCATGACCCGTTCGGGAATACGCGATATTTGCGACGGGGTGGAGCCGGGCGTCTGCCGTTACCTTACGAATGTTTCTTTTTATCAGGACGCAGAGCTTGCTGAAGGCCGGGAGATGCGGACCAACGCTTTTATGTGCGACGCGCTTGATGCGGATGTGATTATTGCCGTGCCTGTTGCCAAAAGCCACGGCTCGGCCGGGGTTTCTCTTGCGATCAAAGGTCAGATGGGCCTGATTTATGACAGGCGTATCATGCATTCACGCTATGATCTCAACACCTCCATTGTTGATTTGGCGACACGCGTCAAACCTGGTCTGGCAATCATTGACGCCACGCGGGTGCTGACGACCAATGGCCCGGGCGGCCCGGGCAAGGTGATTCAGCCGGGCGAGGTTATTGCCTCGGCGGATCCGGTGGCGGCGGACGCAACGGCCGTATCGTCCTATGAATGGTACGGTCGCAAGATGCAGCCGCGTCAGGTGGGGCATATACGTCTTGCCCATGAGCGCGGGCTCGGCAATATGAATATTGAGGCATTGACTGTTCGAAGAATCGTCCTTTAGGCGAAAATGGCGCGGCATTTCAAAAAACGCGAGGCTCGCCGTCTGACGTTTTGTGTGCAGACGGCGAGCCTCGCGACTTTTTTATTTCTGCTGTTCAGCGTGGCCGGGTCATTGGCGGAACTGTGGCTCCCGGCGGACATTTTTCTGCGTTTGGATCCGCTGGCGGCCCTGCTCATGCCCACGGCCGACCGGCAATGGGTTCCGACACTTGCGCCCGGTCTCGCGCTTCTGCTTCTGACCGTGGCGGCCGGCCGGTTTTTTTGCGGCTGGATTTGCCCTTTCGGCGCCACGCTGACACTGATTCGCCGACTGACAAAGTCATTCGCGCCCTGTTTGAAAAAAGACGCCTTGTCCAAGGCGGGATGGCGGCATATCAAGTATTTCGCCCTGCTGGCTATGCTCGGTGCGGCCGCGCTGGGAGTCAACGATTTTTACTGGGGTTCTCCCATCCCGCTGATAACCCGTTTTTATGCGCTTCTGCTGCACCCTTTGCTGCTCTTGCTCGGCAATTTCGGTCTGACGGTCGGGCAGCCGTTGTTTGCGGCTTTCGACTGGACAGGCCTGAGTTACCTGCAGGTGAATTTACGTCGTTTTGACAGCCTGTATTTTCTTTTGGCTTTTTTTGGCACGCTGTTTCTGCTTGAGCACATACGGCCGCGTTTCTGGTGCCGCTATCTTTGTCCGGCGGGAGGGCTGCTCGCTCTTTTCGCCATACGTCCTTTCTGGCGGCGCAGGGTCGCGGCCTGCACACATTGCGGACGTTGCATGCGGGAGTGTCCCTCCGGGGCCATTGACCCGGACACTATGGAAACACGGCACGGTGAATGCTTTGTCTGTCGCGCGTGTGTGACCGCATGCCCCGAGCGCGGCGTCGCGTTCGGGCGCGGCTCTTTTGCCGCGCTCTCCGGCGGGGCGACTGTGGACGAAGAGGGCGGGCGCGATGCTGTCGGCGTCGGGGCGTCTTCTTCTCCCCTGCCGTCGCGGCGGGCTTTTTTGGGCGCGACCGGCATGGGCATGCTTTTGGCAGGCGTGCAGCGCTCCGGCGCGCACAGCCTGCTGGGCGCGGACAGTCGAGAGGGGATCCTGTCGGCAGCCTGCATCCGTCCGCCCGGAGCAGTGCCGGAATCCCGTTTCTCGGCGCTTTGTCTGCGGTGCGGCGAATGCATGAAGGTTTGCCCTGCCAATGCTTTGCAGCCTGCGTGGCTGGCTGCCGGGCCGGAAGGTTTGTTCAGTCCTGTGCTCACGCCCAGACTCGGGCCCTGTGAACCGGGGTGCAATGCATGCGGCCGTGTGTGCCCCAGCCAGGCCATTGCCGCATTGCCTTTGCCGGAAAAACAATGGGCAAAAGTGGGGACGGCCGTTGTGCTGCGCGAGCGTTGTCTTGTGTGGGCGGAAGGGCGGCGTTGCATGGTCTGCCAGGAAGTCTGCCCTTATGGCGCGGTAAAGATTTTGCAACAGAAGGGCATTGCGGCGCCGGCGCCTGTTGTCGACGCGGCACGCTGCTATGGCTGCGGGTATTGCGAACGCCATTGCCCGGTCAGGGTGTCGGCCGTTGTGGTTGAGCCTCTCAATGCCCTGCGTTTGAACAGAGGATCATATATGGAAGCCGGCATGTCAGCCGGTTTGAGCCTGAAGCCACAGAACAGGGAGGGTGCGGGCGCCGCTCCTGACAAGACGCGGGCACTGCCGGAAGGCGAACTGCCGCCGGGCTTCAACGAATAG contains the following coding sequences:
- a CDS encoding HAD family hydrolase, which encodes MTKTLFPDGLVGVIFDCDGVMIDSRDANREYYNRILAYLGMPAMTSEQECYAFMATARQALCRILPPHLHACLEQTANAAVNYARDIVPLLRLQPGFLEFIERLHAGGLRMAIATNRVDRGLQTVLDFFALPPYFDPVVTASNAAPKPSPEGTRMICKAWGVAPCRTLFVGDSEHDKTAALGADVVFAAFNGDGLQGHITVLNFVELAQALAGAL
- a CDS encoding YggT family protein; translation: MIVLANTLGAVAMVLGSLLNLYFWVVIIAAVLTWVRPDPYNPVVHTLRLLTEPVFYRVRKWLPFTYMSGLDLSPVVVLLAIELVNRIVIASMAQYALALR
- a CDS encoding DUF465 domain-containing protein encodes the protein MDQHEMSLLKQHMPNNPELKSLWEDHVLYNKQVEKLEGKSFRTPIEEQTLKQLKKQKLEGKTKLMTILDRLKEQEK
- the ilvB gene encoding biosynthetic-type acetolactate synthase large subunit, with product MECTGAWIVLESLKREGVEVLFGYPGGAILDIYDELPKHPELRHVLVRHEQGAVHAADGYARASGKVGACLVTSGPGATNTVTGIATAYCDSIPLVVITGQVPTQLIGNDAFQEVDIVGITRSCTKHNILVKDVRKLSMTIRRAFYLARSGRPGPVLVDLPKDVMQAKTEFIWPDEIGMRSYNPTCKPNLNQLRRTAEALARARRPVLLAGGGVIMSNAATELTSLARKLRIPVTGTLMGLGAFPATEPLWLGMIGMHGSYAANLAINNADLLVCAGARFDDRVTGRLSAFAPKARIVHIDIDPTSIRKNVEVDVPVVGDCRLSLQGVMEICDTRFAGEDWADKHADWLDEVGEWKESKPPAYQKNGNIKPQHVVEALFEITGGDAVIATEVGQHQMWTAQFYAFTKPRTLLTSGGLGTMGFGFPAAIGAQFALPDKKVIVVAGDGSLQMNIQELATAVANRLPVKVVILNNRHLGMVRQWQELFYNGNYSSTNMEAQPDFVKLAEAYGAEGYRIEKQEDMLPVLKKALATPSPAFIDVMVEREENVYPIVPAGAALDEMLLV
- the ilvN gene encoding acetolactate synthase small subunit is translated as MQRHVLSVLVENEPGVLSRVVGLFSGRGFNIHSLNVAPALEDGVSHMTITTFGDSAIVEQIMKQLHKIVTVIRVVDFTDIPSVEREMMFMKMQAEGPARDEILRTVEIFRCKVVDVSPTEMTIEATGNHEKLEAIINLLQRFGIKEIARAGSVAMRRSK
- the ilvC gene encoding ketol-acid reductoisomerase; the encoded protein is MAHSHHYTIAKDKQMKVYYDQDADINVLKNKTVAIIGYGSQGHAHAQNLRDSGVNVIIGQRQGGQNYDLAEEHGFMPVSAAEAAGQADMIMILLPDEVQSSVYEKDIKPHLTKGKALLFAHGFNIHFSQIRPPEDVDVFLIAPKGPGHLVRRTFAEGGGVPCLVAIEQNATGKALHLALAYARGIGGTRSGVIETTFREETETDLFGEQAVLCGGVSALIKAGFETLVEAGYQPEMAYFECMHELKLIVDLIYEGGLSRMRYSISNTAEFGDYVSGPRLIGEAVKQEMKRVLKDIQSGAFARNFIVEARAGHPMFLTTRRNESAHQIEQVGAKLRSMMSWLKKDKKS
- a CDS encoding adenylate kinase; translated protein: MNILIFGPNGSGKGTQGDLIRQKYNLAHIESGAIFREHIGGGTELDKKIKAYIDRGDLVPDDITISMVLETLKSKGENGWLLDGFPRNMVQAEKLWEALQKEGMSLDYVVEILLPCEVAKNRIIGRRLCKKNNNHPNNIFIDAIRPKDDKCRVCGAGLSARSDDQDETAINKRHDIYYNTQNGTLAAAYYYKKLADGGRTKYIELNGGGSIDSIRETLLSKLS
- a CDS encoding autotransporter outer membrane beta-barrel domain-containing protein; translation: MKRNYVKQFMVTLITITMFTAYPFFTRAEDLNGGGKLPSDLSTGLIDLARGETGGLKKLISDAVELAITSFGGTAFPSDAMIEPTTNLGGYHFKDYAGNNAVLYGNIGNLSEIVFNNNTVTFEVGDNLRGGGVLRAGENQQIGAIDNAIFSNNTVTKNGDGDFQGGGIIGAYRGTIGDISNSIFNDNIVTATEIMRGGGIVGVYGVQEASAIGALKNNIFSGNTVTIADTMAGGGIVGVHSSQEASASIGAVKNNIFSDNTVTIDAVIRGGGIVGVYTDNLQSADGTYIGDITDNIFSGNTIIASGVVGGGIVGADTYSTIGDIVNNVFDNNTVITTGSLWTGGIVGALNQSTIGDIIDCTFTNNVISAIDINGGIVGTLTSTIGDISGSIFADNTITARGNIRAGILYLEDSLTVTDSQFTDNIFTSLQTYDSGRVYGGAITLDTGTDIAASSGTLSLTIVATAGNTTIFRNNEINDIDGKRTNSISIRSTTPIIEPHSNADATLVISPFSGGDVYLYDPIYVEQDNGKTFGMEVTQDGYFYWGGDNKFIVDAPDAEKNIVNLRQYTNTSLMSGFNLDAPNHDFNMSRYANLHIYPGSSMTVHAADLRGMLAFYLRGIPVNNQDNPVLTVTADSISIDGMWPQLDFSGDVEPLQFGDKYYLLRGSTELAGNIKDSGIQTIQHGSLLEFTFQLRKDGDNDFVAELIESDGPGGGGTPVVPGAKSITEGASVGAALANQGADLAAGAGMGSAINSAKEDAWGAFAVVDASSMRYNTGSYIDTSSVNLMAGISRNINTEIGKLTAGAFFEYGGASYDIHGSGNTSYIGGGLLGHLKFNDVGPGHFYTEAAARIGGLNNDYESTRLKDVSGRKASFDTESTYYGIHAGVGYVWNITEEASLDVYGKYFWLHQDGNDATISTGEPVSFDPIDSHRLRGGARFAYAINEYISPYIGAAFEYEFDGKARASVWGYDLKAAKFEGETGIGEAGLVFKPSSKSPWLVDLGVQGYVGKREGVSGSLRVGLEF
- a CDS encoding DUF362 domain-containing protein, with the protein product MQRRDFLKWQLAGIGMLGVNASMLTLAGKALADTCPDVAVVKGAPGAAARAAVNMLGGMSRFVKPGQKVVIKPNMSFAQGPETATNTHPEVVREVLVMCKEAGAARVRVLDHVLQDPELSMTRSGIRDICDGVEPGVCRYLTNVSFYQDAELAEGREMRTNAFMCDALDADVIIAVPVAKSHGSAGVSLAIKGQMGLIYDRRIMHSRYDLNTSIVDLATRVKPGLAIIDATRVLTTNGPGGPGKVIQPGEVIASADPVAADATAVSSYEWYGRKMQPRQVGHIRLAHERGLGNMNIEALTVRRIVL